The Streptomyces pactum genome contains a region encoding:
- a CDS encoding DUF5133 domain-containing protein gives MLLPAKSEVARQLRRYRAWERSMLASPADVGVRSTFEDSGYTLCVLMGKRCAREAADAAERYLRTNLVTHPQEQVDRLSPAGRKTPSGAA, from the coding sequence ATGCTGCTTCCCGCGAAGAGCGAAGTCGCCCGGCAGCTTAGGCGTTACCGCGCCTGGGAACGCTCGATGCTCGCGTCGCCGGCGGACGTGGGCGTCCGGTCCACCTTCGAGGACTCCGGCTACACCCTGTGCGTACTGATGGGAAAGCGGTGCGCACGCGAGGCCGCGGATGCCGCCGAACGGTATCTGCGAACGAACCTGGTCACCCATCCGCAGGAACAGGTGGACCGGCTCTCCCCGGCGGGGCGGAAGACCCCCTCCGGCGCGGCTTGA
- the glgX gene encoding glycogen debranching protein GlgX — protein sequence MTRARPNWKGSPVWSGHPYPLGAVYDGQGTNFALFSEVAERVDLVLVDDDGTHGTVPLPEVDGFVWHCYLPGVGPGQRYGYRVHGPWAPAVGHRCNPAKLLLDPYTRAVDGLVDNHASLFERAKSRADPGDSAGHTMLGVVTDPFFDWGDDRPPRRPYSESVIYEAHVRGLTRTHPDVPEELRGTYAGLAHPAVVEHLTSLGVTAVELMPVHQFVHDGVLQDRGLSNYWGYNTIGFFAPHNGYAALGTRGQQVTEFKSMVKTLHEAGLEVILDVVYNHTAEGNEKGPTLSFRGIDNASYYRLVDGDWQHYYDTTGTGNSLLMRHPYVLQLIMDSLRYWVTEMHVDGFRFDLAATLARQFHEVDRLSAFFDLIQQDPVISRVKLIAEPWDVGEGGYQVGNFPQLWSEWNGMYRDAVRDFWRGEEHTLGEFASRLTGSSDLYQHSRRRPRASVNFVTAHDGFTLRDLVSYNDKHNEANGEGNRDGESHNRSWNCGAEGETKDPAVRELRGRQQRNFLATLLLSQGIPMLCHGDELGRTQRGNNNAYCQDNDISWVDWRLNGEQRALLDFTRRVIALRAGHPVLRRRRYFRGDTPTRADQPLPDLVWLLPDAREMTDDDWQRSDAHAVGVFLNGDAIAEPDPCGRPVQDDSFLLLFNSHWEPADFRLPDATYGERWATLIDTADPEGVPDEAEHKAGTVVTVEQRSLLLLSRPSRTGR from the coding sequence GTGACCCGCGCCCGGCCGAACTGGAAGGGGTCGCCCGTGTGGAGCGGGCACCCCTACCCGCTGGGGGCCGTGTACGACGGACAGGGCACCAATTTCGCACTGTTCAGCGAGGTCGCCGAACGGGTCGACCTCGTCCTCGTCGACGACGACGGCACCCACGGCACCGTCCCGCTGCCCGAGGTCGACGGCTTCGTCTGGCACTGCTACCTGCCCGGCGTCGGCCCGGGGCAGCGCTACGGCTACCGGGTCCACGGTCCGTGGGCCCCGGCCGTGGGCCACCGGTGCAATCCGGCGAAGCTGCTCCTCGACCCGTACACCCGGGCCGTGGACGGGCTGGTGGACAACCACGCCTCCCTCTTCGAACGGGCCAAGAGCAGGGCCGACCCGGGGGACAGCGCCGGGCACACCATGCTCGGCGTGGTCACCGACCCGTTCTTCGACTGGGGCGACGACCGCCCGCCCAGGCGCCCGTACTCGGAGAGCGTGATCTACGAGGCCCACGTGCGCGGCCTGACCCGCACCCACCCGGACGTGCCCGAGGAGCTGCGCGGCACCTACGCCGGACTGGCGCACCCCGCCGTCGTGGAGCACCTGACGTCCCTCGGCGTGACCGCCGTGGAGCTGATGCCGGTGCACCAGTTCGTGCACGACGGCGTCCTCCAGGACCGGGGCCTTTCCAACTACTGGGGCTACAACACCATCGGCTTCTTCGCGCCCCACAACGGCTACGCCGCCCTCGGCACCCGCGGCCAGCAGGTCACCGAGTTCAAGTCGATGGTCAAGACCCTGCACGAGGCCGGCCTCGAAGTGATCCTCGACGTGGTCTACAACCACACCGCCGAGGGCAACGAGAAGGGCCCCACCCTCTCCTTCCGCGGCATCGACAACGCCTCGTACTACCGCCTGGTGGACGGCGACTGGCAGCACTACTACGACACCACCGGCACCGGCAACAGCCTGCTGATGCGGCACCCCTACGTGCTCCAGCTCATCATGGACTCGCTGCGCTACTGGGTCACCGAGATGCACGTCGACGGCTTCCGCTTCGACCTCGCCGCCACCCTGGCCCGGCAGTTCCACGAGGTGGACCGGCTGTCGGCGTTCTTCGACCTCATCCAGCAGGACCCGGTGATCAGCCGCGTCAAGCTGATCGCCGAGCCCTGGGACGTGGGCGAGGGCGGCTACCAGGTCGGCAACTTCCCGCAACTGTGGTCCGAGTGGAACGGCATGTACCGCGACGCGGTACGGGACTTCTGGCGCGGCGAGGAGCACACGCTCGGCGAGTTCGCCTCCAGGCTGACCGGCTCCTCCGACCTGTACCAGCACAGCCGGCGCCGCCCCCGCGCCAGCGTCAACTTCGTGACCGCGCACGACGGGTTCACCCTGCGCGACCTCGTCTCCTACAACGACAAGCACAACGAGGCCAACGGCGAGGGCAACCGGGACGGCGAGAGCCACAACCGGTCCTGGAACTGCGGCGCGGAGGGCGAGACGAAGGACCCGGCCGTACGGGAGCTGCGCGGCCGCCAGCAGCGCAACTTCCTCGCCACGCTCCTGCTCTCGCAGGGCATCCCGATGCTCTGCCACGGCGACGAACTGGGCCGCACCCAGCGGGGCAACAACAACGCCTACTGCCAGGACAACGACATCTCCTGGGTCGACTGGCGGCTGAACGGCGAACAGCGCGCGCTGCTGGACTTCACCCGGCGCGTCATCGCGCTGCGGGCCGGCCACCCCGTCCTGCGCCGGCGCCGCTACTTCCGGGGCGACACCCCCACCCGCGCGGACCAGCCGCTGCCCGACCTGGTGTGGCTGCTCCCGGACGCGCGGGAGATGACCGACGACGACTGGCAGCGCTCCGACGCGCACGCCGTCGGCGTCTTCCTCAACGGAGACGCCATCGCCGAACCCGACCCGTGCGGCCGGCCGGTCCAGGACGACTCCTTCCTGCTGCTGTTCAACAGCCACTGGGAGCCGGCCGACTTCCGGCTGCCCGACGCCACCTACGGGGAGCGCTGGGCGACCCTGATCGACACGGCCGATCCCGAGGGCGTCCCCGACGAGGCGGAGCACAAGGCGGGCACCGTGGTGACCGTCGAACAGCGCAGTCTGTTGCTGCTCTCCCGGCCCTCCCGCACCGGCCGGTGA
- a CDS encoding VOC family protein codes for MNHDMTSPAGQESLLSTHSVYGAPCWVSLTSRDLKATEEFYSAVLGWQWRPAKLGEPFRIALVDGAPVAGIAAVAAMWQMAVAWTPYFAVRSADEAVSRAQERGGTAAVGPISLPPGRAALLADRDGATFGIWEGELFSDWETWRTSRPAFIRLHTRDAFDSAIFYGEIFDWASGPNGCCEVRYEGDEVVLRNQGDVVARIESGALGAAPDPAIRPHWQVHFAVQDVAACARAAERHGGSVLSLGGDEAVLRDADGAQFTVTARRLG; via the coding sequence ATGAACCACGACATGACCTCCCCCGCCGGCCAGGAGAGCCTTCTTTCCACCCACTCCGTGTACGGGGCCCCCTGCTGGGTGAGCCTGACCAGCCGTGACCTGAAGGCCACCGAGGAGTTCTACTCCGCCGTACTGGGCTGGCAGTGGCGCCCCGCCAAGCTGGGCGAACCCTTCCGGATCGCCCTGGTCGACGGGGCACCGGTCGCGGGTATCGCCGCGGTCGCCGCGATGTGGCAGATGGCGGTGGCGTGGACGCCGTACTTCGCCGTGCGCAGCGCGGACGAGGCCGTGTCGCGGGCGCAGGAGCGCGGGGGCACCGCAGCGGTCGGGCCGATCTCCCTCCCGCCCGGACGGGCGGCCCTGCTGGCCGACCGGGACGGCGCGACCTTCGGGATCTGGGAGGGCGAGCTGTTCTCGGACTGGGAGACCTGGCGCACCTCGCGCCCCGCGTTCATCCGGCTGCACACGCGGGACGCCTTCGACTCCGCCATCTTCTACGGCGAGATCTTCGACTGGGCGTCGGGGCCCAACGGCTGCTGCGAGGTCCGGTACGAGGGCGACGAGGTGGTGCTGCGCAACCAGGGGGACGTGGTGGCGCGCATCGAGTCGGGCGCGCTGGGAGCCGCGCCCGACCCGGCCATCCGGCCGCACTGGCAGGTCCACTTCGCGGTCCAGGACGTCGCGGCCTGCGCCCGCGCCGCCGAGCGCCACGGTGGCAGTGTGCTGTCGCTGGGCGGTGACGAGGCCGTGCTCCGGGACGCCGACGGCGCGCAGTTCACGGTGACCGCGCGCCGCCTGGGCTGA
- a CDS encoding ANTAR domain-containing protein gives MPTDSGSDQIGSDQIFQLQEQVRQLKEAVVSHAVVDQAIGMVVVLGRVTPDEGWIVLKEVSQHTNIKLRNVAEMILIWGRTGVMPPGIRAALEDSLDRHGPVQIPGEPPER, from the coding sequence ATGCCCACGGACTCGGGCTCGGACCAGATCGGCTCGGACCAGATCTTCCAGTTGCAGGAGCAGGTCCGGCAGCTCAAGGAGGCGGTCGTCTCGCACGCCGTCGTCGACCAGGCGATCGGGATGGTCGTCGTCCTCGGCAGGGTGACGCCGGACGAGGGGTGGATCGTACTGAAGGAAGTTTCCCAGCATACGAACATCAAACTCCGCAATGTGGCGGAAATGATACTCATCTGGGGGCGCACCGGAGTGATGCCGCCGGGAATCCGGGCCGCCCTCGAGGACTCCCTGGACCGCCACGGCCCCGTACAGATCCCCGGCGAGCCGCCCGAGCGCTGA